In Nostoc sphaeroides, the genomic window TGCTTATTAGCAATTTCTTTTAAGATAGCTAGCAACTCTTGAAATAATCGCCAACCACCCCAAGCATCGATCATATTTTTATATTTTTTCAAACTAGCAGTGGATAGATCAAATCCTCGCGGTTCCGGTTTCCCCAAATAGTTTTCTGATAACAAACCGCCGCACAGTGTACCGTAAGTAAAAAGCTTTATGTCATGCTGTTGACAAAACTCCACCATGTTAACTTCGGGACGGCGGTCAACAAGGGAAAATTGCACTTGGTTAGAAACGATTTTGATCCCTGCTTCGGTAATCAGCTTTAAGTTTTCCGTGTCAAAATTAGTTAAACCTAAATGCTTAATTTTACCCTCAGTCTGAAGTTCTGCCATATATTTGAGGGCATCCAGGTAATTTTTATCCTGATATTCCCACCAGTGGAATTGCATCAAATCTAACGATTGCACATTCATCCTTCTCAGGGAGATATCAATATTTTCTTCGACGAGTTTTTTCGTCATTTTGCCAGGACGAGGCACCCATTTGGTAAAAGCTTGCACCTGAGATAAAGCATCTTTCCCACGAGTGTCAATTAGTTGACAGCGAAACTCACCAATAAAGTCTTCTGCGGGGCCATAGTGGTCTGCTAAATCCCAAGTGGTAAAGCCTGCATCTACATATTTGAACATAGCCTCAATGGCGGCTTGGGGATTAATGCGTCCGTGTCCGCCGGAGACTTGCCACATCCCATTTAATATGCGGCAAATGTTTAAATCAGGAGTGAATTGGAGACGGCTAGCTGTGGGTAAGTTCATTTTCAAGTTTAGGAGGAGTAAAAAGTTAGGAGTGAGGAGTGAGGGGTTAGGAGTTAGGAGTTAGAAGTGAGGA contains:
- a CDS encoding aldo/keto reductase — translated: MNLPTASRLQFTPDLNICRILNGMWQVSGGHGRINPQAAIEAMFKYVDAGFTTWDLADHYGPAEDFIGEFRCQLIDTRGKDALSQVQAFTKWVPRPGKMTKKLVEENIDISLRRMNVQSLDLMQFHWWEYQDKNYLDALKYMAELQTEGKIKHLGLTNFDTENLKLITEAGIKIVSNQVQFSLVDRRPEVNMVEFCQQHDIKLFTYGTLCGGLLSENYLGKPEPRGFDLSTASLKKYKNMIDAWGGWRLFQELLAILKEIANKHGVSISNIAVRYILDQPTVGGVIVGAKLGVSEHIEDNAKVFSFSLDADDRDRINAVSRQSRDLYQLIGDCGDEYRR